Below is a genomic region from Methylobacterium sp. FF17.
CGTGATGGAGTCCGGCGCAGTGTCTTCGAGGACCATGTGGGGGCAACGCAGGGTCGCGGCCCGCAGGTTCCCTCCGCGCGCAGCGGTCGCGGGGTCAGTCCCGGTAGCGCGCGTAGGCGAGGGCGGTGTCGCCGTAGGTCCGGCGTTCCAGCTCGGTGAATCCGGCGGGTAGCGCGACTTGGACGCTCGCCGCCTCCTCCACCACGACCAGGGCGCCGGGGGCGAGCCAGCCGCCCTCGGCCGCGCTGGCGAGTGCCGCCGGCGCGAGGTCGCGGCTATAGGGCGGATCGCAGAAGACCAGGGTGAAGGTGCCGCTGGTGCCGACCGGACCCAGCCGCGTGGCATCCCGCCGGAACAGGCGCGTCGCGCCCTCGGCGCCGAACGCCTCGATGTTCTCGCGGATCAGCGCCCGCGCTTCCGCCCCCTCGTCAACGAGGAGCGCGTAAGCCGCCCCCCGCGACAGGGCTTCGAAGCTCAGGGCGCCGGTGCCGGCGAAGAGGTCGAGAACACGGGCGCCCACCGCCGCGTCGTCATAGGCGTGGGCCAGGACGTTGAAGATCGCCTCGCGCAGGCGGTCCGAGGTCGGGCGGATGGCATCGGTCTTCGGTGTGGCGAGGCGGCGACCGCGATGATCGCCGCCGACGATCCTCACCGGCCCCCGCCGCGCGGCGGACGACCCGAGCCGCCGGGTTTGCCCGAGCCACCGGCGGGCCGAGAGGAGCCTCCGGCGGGCCGCGCAGAGCCACCCGGTTTGCCGCCGCCGGATCCGCCCCGCCCGAAGCCGCCGCTCGGCTTTCCACCGGGCTTCGAGAAGCCGCCGGGTTTGCCGCCGGCCTTGAAGCCACCGGGCTTTCCGCCGGGCTTGGCACCACCCTTGAACCCGCCCCGGTCACCGCCGGAACGCTCGCCATCGCGGAAGCCGCCGGGCTTCTCGTTGCGGAAGCCATCGGGACGGTCACCGCGCGGCGCCGATGCGCGTGCGCCTCGCTCCGCACCGTCACCGGCCTGGCGGTTGGCATTGGAGCGGAACGGGCCGCGCGGGCGATCCTCGCTGCCCGGCGGCGGGCCACGGCGCTCGGCGCCGTCCTGCCGAAAGTTTCCGCGCGGGCGCTCGTCGTCGCGACGCTGCGGGCGGCCCTCGCCGAAGGTCCGGGCGGGCCGGGCCGCGTCGTCACCGCGACGGGGAGGACGCGCGTCGGATTGGCGGAACGGACGGTTCTGGGATTCGGACCGCGCCCCGTAGGAATCCGTCTGAGGCGGACGCGCGGACCGAGGCGCGCTCGTCTCGTCGCGGCGGCGCGCGCCGCTGTCGCGACGGTGCGGCTCGGCCGCCGGCTCTTGTGGGCTGGACTTCAGGCGCTCCACGAGAACGCGGCGCTCGCCGGTGCTGATCGCGCCGACGCGCTCGCGGCCCCGCGCGGCGGCGGCTTCGCGCTCTACCTTCGGATCGGCGCCCCGGCGCGGGATCTTCACCCGGCGCGGCCCATCCTCCGGACGTGCCTCGTCCTCGGCGCGCCAGACGGAACGGCGCGGGCCCGCACTGTTGCCGCCGGTCGGGACGCGGGCTGGCTTCGCCGGTGCCGCCGGACGCTCGCCGCCTCGGAACGAACCGCGGTCGGCGCGGGGGGCTTCGTCGTCATAGGCCCGCGGCTCGCGACGCTGCGCCGCCGAGGCGCTGCGGGCGGGCTGTTTGGCCTGCTGCTTCGGCGATCCGAACGCCGCGATCGGCTCGCGGACGGGGCTCTCGAAATCGACGCCGGCCTGTTCGGACAGGGCCGGGCCGAGCTGTTCCTTCAGCACCTTGGTGCGGATCTCCTCGGCCAGACCCGCCTCGAGGTCGCCGAGCTGGAACGGTCCGAAGGAGAGCCGGATCAGGCGGTTCACCGCCAGGCCGAGATGCTCCAGGATGCGCTTGACCTCGCGGTTCTTGCCTTCGCGCAGGCCGAGCGTCAGCCAGAGGTTGTCGCCGGACGCCCGGTCCAGGGTCGCTTCGACGGGGCCGTAATCCATCCCGTCGATGGTGACGCCCCGGCGCAGCTTGTCGAGTTCGGCCTGGGTGGTGTCGCCGTGGGCGCGCACGCGGTAGCGGCGCAGCCAACCGGTATCGGGATGGGCGATGACCTTGGCGAGCCCGCCGTCAT
It encodes:
- a CDS encoding pseudouridine synthase; amino-acid sequence: MPVARPEAETAEGEAGTPEGDRIAKAIARAGIASRRDAEAMIEQGRVTLNGRTLTSPAINVTPEDAITVDGEPLPARERTRLWIYHKPRGLVTTARDPEGRQTVFEALPEDLPRVVAIGRLDINTEGLLLLTNDGGLAKVIAHPDTGWLRRYRVRAHGDTTQAELDKLRRGVTIDGMDYGPVEATLDRASGDNLWLTLGLREGKNREVKRILEHLGLAVNRLIRLSFGPFQLGDLEAGLAEEIRTKVLKEQLGPALSEQAGVDFESPVREPIAAFGSPKQQAKQPARSASAAQRREPRAYDDEAPRADRGSFRGGERPAAPAKPARVPTGGNSAGPRRSVWRAEDEARPEDGPRRVKIPRRGADPKVEREAAAARGRERVGAISTGERRVLVERLKSSPQEPAAEPHRRDSGARRRDETSAPRSARPPQTDSYGARSESQNRPFRQSDARPPRRGDDAARPARTFGEGRPQRRDDERPRGNFRQDGAERRGPPPGSEDRPRGPFRSNANRQAGDGAERGARASAPRGDRPDGFRNEKPGGFRDGERSGGDRGGFKGGAKPGGKPGGFKAGGKPGGFSKPGGKPSGGFGRGGSGGGKPGGSARPAGGSSRPAGGSGKPGGSGRPPRGGGR
- the rsmD gene encoding 16S rRNA (guanine(966)-N(2))-methyltransferase RsmD, whose translation is MRIVGGDHRGRRLATPKTDAIRPTSDRLREAIFNVLAHAYDDAAVGARVLDLFAGTGALSFEALSRGAAYALLVDEGAEARALIRENIEAFGAEGATRLFRRDATRLGPVGTSGTFTLVFCDPPYSRDLAPAALASAAEGGWLAPGALVVVEEAASVQVALPAGFTELERRTYGDTALAYARYRD